The following are from one region of the Limibacillus halophilus genome:
- a CDS encoding electron transfer flavoprotein subunit alpha/FixB family protein: MAILVIAEHDAQNLAPATLNTLGAAKAIGGDIHVLVAGQNIGGIAEQAAKVEGVAKVLKADAEAYAHSVAEALTPLIVAQAANYSHVLAPATTFGKNVLPRAAALLDTQQISDISGVESADTFVRPIYAGNALATVQSSDAIKLITVRSTAFEPVAAEGGSAAIEDVPATESQNLVSFLGQELTKSERPELTTAKIVISGGRGMQSGENFVMLERIADKLGAAVGASRAAVDAGFVPNDYQVGQTGKVVAPDLYVAVGISGAIQHLAGMKDSKVIVAINKDEEAPIFQVADYGLVADLFEAVPELEKELG; this comes from the coding sequence ATGGCCATTCTCGTAATCGCAGAACATGATGCACAGAACCTGGCGCCGGCGACCCTGAATACTCTGGGCGCTGCAAAGGCCATCGGCGGCGACATCCATGTGCTTGTTGCCGGTCAGAACATCGGCGGCATCGCCGAGCAGGCCGCCAAGGTCGAAGGCGTCGCCAAGGTGTTGAAGGCGGATGCCGAAGCTTATGCGCATTCCGTCGCCGAGGCTTTGACGCCCCTGATCGTGGCGCAAGCGGCCAACTACAGCCATGTCCTGGCGCCCGCCACGACTTTTGGCAAGAATGTGTTGCCACGTGCGGCAGCGCTCTTGGACACGCAACAGATTTCCGACATCTCCGGCGTCGAAAGTGCCGATACCTTCGTGCGCCCAATCTATGCGGGCAATGCGTTGGCGACGGTTCAGTCCAGCGACGCCATCAAGCTGATCACTGTCCGTTCGACGGCTTTCGAGCCGGTTGCTGCCGAAGGCGGCTCCGCCGCCATTGAAGATGTCCCTGCGACGGAGAGCCAGAACCTCGTCAGCTTCCTGGGTCAGGAACTGACGAAGTCCGAGCGTCCGGAATTGACTACGGCAAAGATCGTTATCTCCGGTGGCCGCGGCATGCAGTCTGGCGAGAACTTCGTCATGCTTGAACGTATCGCCGACAAGCTGGGTGCCGCCGTTGGCGCCAGCCGTGCCGCAGTGGACGCGGGCTTTGTGCCGAACGACTATCAGGTCGGCCAGACCGGCAAGGTCGTGGCGCCTGACCTCTACGTCGCCGTCGGTATCTCCGGCGCCATCCAGCATCTGGCGGGCATGAAGGACTCCAAGGTGATCGTCGCTATCAACAAGGACGAGGAAGCGCCGATTTTCCAAGTGGCCGACTATGGGCTTGTGGCAGACCTCTTTGAGGCTGTCCCGGAACTGGAGAAAGAGCTGGGCTAG
- a CDS encoding 3-hydroxybutyryl-CoA dehydrogenase codes for MSESTLPEIKTVGVIGAGQMGSGIAHVCALAGLKVLVSDISEAQLEKGVASIGHNLDRQIKKGLISEADKSAVLDRISTGTSHDIFGDCDIVIEAATENEEIKRSIFKELCQHLRDDAIIASNTSSISITRLASNTDRPGRFIGMHFMNPVPLMQLVELIRGIATDEDTFASVKQFTDKLGKNAVAAEDFPAFIVNRILLPMINEAVYTLYEGVGSVEAIDTAMRLGANHPMGPLELADFIGLDTCLAVMYVLYEGLADSKYRPCPLLVKYVEAGWVGRKSGRGFYDYSGDKPVPTR; via the coding sequence ATGAGTGAATCGACCCTGCCCGAAATCAAGACAGTCGGCGTCATCGGCGCCGGTCAAATGGGGAGCGGCATTGCCCACGTCTGTGCGCTGGCCGGATTGAAAGTCCTCGTGTCTGATATCAGCGAAGCGCAACTCGAAAAGGGTGTTGCTTCGATCGGCCACAATCTTGATCGGCAGATCAAGAAGGGGTTGATCTCGGAAGCTGACAAGAGCGCCGTTCTGGATCGCATTTCGACCGGCACCAGCCATGACATTTTTGGCGATTGCGATATCGTCATCGAAGCCGCGACCGAGAACGAAGAAATCAAGCGCAGTATCTTCAAGGAGCTCTGCCAGCATTTGCGGGACGACGCGATCATCGCGAGCAACACCTCCTCGATCTCGATCACCCGTCTGGCATCCAACACTGACCGCCCGGGCCGATTCATCGGCATGCATTTCATGAACCCGGTGCCGTTAATGCAGTTGGTCGAGTTAATCCGAGGTATTGCCACCGACGAGGACACCTTCGCCAGCGTCAAGCAATTTACCGACAAGCTGGGTAAGAACGCCGTTGCGGCGGAAGATTTCCCCGCCTTCATCGTCAATCGCATCCTGTTGCCGATGATCAACGAAGCCGTCTACACGCTCTACGAGGGCGTTGGTTCGGTGGAAGCCATCGATACCGCGATGCGATTGGGTGCCAACCACCCAATGGGACCGTTGGAGCTGGCGGATTTCATTGGCCTGGATACCTGCCTGGCCGTGATGTATGTGCTTTACGAGGGCCTTGCCGATTCCAAATATCGCCCCTGCCCGCTGCTCGTGAAGTATGTCGAGGCTGGTTGGGTCGGTCGCAAATCGGGGCGCGGGTTTTACGATTATTCGGGCGACAAGCCGGTTCCGACCCGCTGA
- a CDS encoding DUF6134 family protein — MRKWIASKFWRLVLRYRTWLRCFWAIVVFLGLSAWQTATAETLRYEILRDGSDVGAQVVEIAGDQVTVTMEVSVKALFVTVYRRTHRRVETWDGGNLVHLEAETDDDGTPYSLQLVKNGEGYKRTVNGNTESFGADFAPVPDWNRALATGKPKGLSAQSDEIYDPVTLETLGTESITVPAGTFEAEHLRTGGAFARDLWYDDQGRLLLMTFVSRDSQIEYRRR, encoded by the coding sequence ATGCGCAAGTGGATAGCGAGCAAATTTTGGAGGCTGGTTTTGCGGTACAGGACTTGGCTGCGTTGCTTTTGGGCGATCGTCGTTTTTCTGGGGTTGTCGGCCTGGCAGACCGCAACGGCAGAAACCTTGAGATACGAGATACTGCGCGACGGCAGTGATGTCGGCGCCCAGGTCGTCGAGATTGCGGGCGATCAAGTGACGGTCACCATGGAAGTATCCGTCAAGGCGCTCTTCGTGACGGTCTATCGCCGGACCCACCGCCGTGTCGAGACATGGGATGGCGGCAATCTCGTGCATCTCGAAGCCGAAACCGACGATGATGGAACGCCCTATTCCCTCCAACTTGTCAAGAATGGTGAAGGATACAAGCGAACGGTCAACGGTAATACGGAGAGCTTCGGTGCGGATTTTGCGCCGGTTCCCGACTGGAATCGCGCCCTGGCAACTGGCAAACCCAAGGGTCTTTCGGCGCAAAGCGACGAAATCTATGATCCGGTAACGCTGGAGACCCTGGGCACGGAAAGCATTACGGTGCCCGCGGGTACTTTTGAAGCCGAACATCTGCGCACCGGCGGCGCCTTCGCCCGAGATCTCTGGTATGACGACCAGGGTCGGTTGTTGCTGATGACTTTCGTCAGTCGGGATTCACAGATCGAATATCGGCGCCGCTGA
- a CDS encoding class I SAM-dependent methyltransferase — MSYEFDPSLKKYQQNPATWGAKDPRYRQANTHDLFREKLKAMHQPRVLEIGVKRSIPDRPTIHRGWAPHASSYIGVDLEDGLDVDVVADIHELSHHISPNSIDALLCISVLEHVERPWVAACEIAKVLKPGGWVFCATHQTFPIHGFPKDYWRFTREALESLFSPEVGFADVTSFYAFPCDIRAEEASDTWQHFSFLHASIVARKERDPKEWVLR, encoded by the coding sequence GTGAGTTATGAATTCGACCCGAGCCTGAAAAAATATCAGCAAAATCCAGCCACCTGGGGTGCCAAGGACCCACGATACCGGCAAGCGAACACGCACGATCTGTTTCGCGAAAAACTGAAGGCCATGCACCAACCGCGCGTTCTGGAGATCGGCGTCAAGCGCAGTATTCCGGATCGCCCCACCATTCATCGCGGTTGGGCCCCTCACGCTTCATCTTACATCGGCGTTGATCTCGAAGACGGTCTCGATGTCGATGTGGTTGCCGACATACACGAACTGAGCCACCACATTTCGCCCAACAGCATCGATGCTTTGTTGTGCATCTCGGTACTGGAGCACGTTGAACGCCCCTGGGTCGCCGCTTGTGAGATCGCGAAGGTCCTAAAGCCGGGCGGATGGGTCTTCTGCGCAACGCATCAGACGTTCCCGATTCACGGGTTCCCAAAGGACTATTGGCGTTTCACCCGAGAGGCGCTGGAATCATTGTTCAGCCCGGAGGTTGGCTTCGCCGACGTTACGTCGTTCTATGCCTTTCCCTGCGATATACGAGCGGAGGAAGCAAGCGACACCTGGCAGCACTTTTCCTTCCTTCATGCCTCGATCGTGGCGCGGAAGGAACGTGACCCCAAGGAATGGGTTTTGCGATAG
- a CDS encoding TlpA disulfide reductase family protein: protein MLRVIGCGLVFVFLLALAVPFAPSLAAVDQPPLKGQLEGNFTLLDEPVPAPNKTMSGEFGEAVSIADYSGQVVLVNFWATWCAPCVREMPSLDRLQAALSDEGFKVMAVSIDRGGIDAVLPFYQRLGLENLAIFLDPRGEYAQEYGLRGLPSTYLVDRQGRLVGGSEGPLEWDAPEVLDLIRYYLADKPKDS from the coding sequence ATGCTTCGTGTCATCGGATGCGGCTTGGTGTTCGTCTTCTTGCTGGCGTTGGCCGTGCCGTTTGCGCCTTCGCTTGCCGCTGTCGATCAACCGCCCCTCAAGGGCCAGTTGGAGGGCAACTTTACCCTGCTCGACGAGCCGGTTCCAGCGCCGAACAAGACCATGTCCGGGGAATTTGGTGAAGCGGTTTCGATTGCGGACTATAGCGGGCAGGTGGTTCTGGTGAACTTCTGGGCCACTTGGTGCGCACCTTGCGTGCGGGAGATGCCTTCGCTCGACCGGCTGCAGGCCGCGCTTTCCGACGAGGGTTTCAAGGTAATGGCCGTATCGATCGATCGCGGCGGGATCGATGCTGTGCTGCCCTTCTACCAGCGCCTGGGGCTGGAGAATCTTGCGATTTTCCTGGACCCTAGAGGTGAGTACGCACAGGAGTATGGGTTGCGCGGTCTGCCCTCGACCTATCTGGTAGATCGCCAGGGGCGCCTCGTGGGCGGAAGTGAGGGTCCGCTTGAATGGGACGCGCCGGAAGTCCTGGACCTGATTCGCTATTACCTGGCAGACAAGCCCAAGGACAGTTGA
- the argH gene encoding argininosuccinate lyase: MTASKKKNGNESTQDSSANSMWGGRFSEGPAEVMERINASIGFDKKLYAQDIAGSKAHCRMLMKQKIISKQDGEQILKGLDTILREIEAGDFVFDAKLEDIHMNVEARLSTLIGAAAGRLHTARSRNDQVATDFRLWVRGALDDLDLAVQGLQAALIDQAAANAETIMPGYTHLQVAQPVTLGHHFLAYVEMLGRDRGRLSDARARLNESPLGAAALAGTAFPIDREMTARELGFDRAMANSLDAVSDRDFALEFLAAGSIIAIHLSRLAEELVLWTNQGFAFVELSDSFTTGSSIMPQKKNPDAAELIRGKSGRVIGALNSLLVTMKGLPLAYGKDMQEDKEPVFDAADTLLVSVTAMQGMIADLKARPDKLLAATTAGFITATDLADWLVRELGLPFRQAHHVTGSLVAEAERAGCDLAELPLSKMQAVEPAIHGGVFSVLSVEKAVASRRSYGGTAPDQVRAQVARARERFL; this comes from the coding sequence ATGACAGCATCCAAGAAAAAGAACGGCAACGAAAGCACCCAGGATTCCAGCGCCAACAGCATGTGGGGCGGTCGTTTCAGCGAAGGTCCCGCCGAGGTTATGGAGCGTATCAACGCCTCGATAGGCTTTGACAAGAAGCTCTATGCCCAGGATATCGCCGGTTCCAAGGCGCATTGCCGCATGCTGATGAAACAAAAAATCATCTCCAAACAAGATGGCGAGCAGATCCTCAAAGGTCTAGACACGATCCTGCGAGAAATTGAAGCGGGCGATTTTGTTTTCGACGCCAAGCTGGAAGATATCCACATGAACGTGGAAGCCCGCTTGTCGACCCTCATCGGCGCAGCGGCAGGCAGGCTGCACACGGCACGGTCGCGCAACGATCAGGTGGCGACGGATTTCCGCCTCTGGGTGCGCGGTGCCCTGGATGATCTGGATCTGGCTGTGCAGGGCTTGCAAGCCGCACTGATCGATCAGGCCGCAGCCAATGCCGAGACAATCATGCCCGGCTACACGCATCTGCAAGTCGCGCAGCCGGTTACACTTGGCCACCATTTTTTGGCTTATGTAGAGATGCTGGGCCGCGACCGCGGCCGCCTGAGCGATGCACGGGCGCGGCTTAATGAAAGCCCGCTGGGTGCGGCGGCCCTTGCCGGGACGGCGTTCCCCATCGACCGCGAAATGACCGCCCGCGAATTGGGTTTCGATCGAGCGATGGCAAACTCCCTGGATGCGGTATCGGACCGCGACTTCGCGTTGGAGTTCCTGGCGGCCGGGTCGATCATCGCCATCCACCTCTCGCGGCTGGCTGAAGAATTGGTGCTTTGGACCAACCAGGGCTTTGCCTTCGTGGAGCTGTCGGACTCCTTCACTACCGGGTCTTCGATCATGCCGCAGAAGAAAAACCCCGATGCCGCCGAGTTGATCCGCGGCAAGTCAGGCCGCGTCATCGGTGCCCTCAACAGCCTCCTGGTTACCATGAAAGGGCTACCGCTGGCCTATGGCAAGGACATGCAGGAAGACAAAGAGCCCGTGTTCGACGCCGCCGATACATTGTTGGTTTCGGTCACGGCCATGCAGGGCATGATTGCCGACTTGAAGGCGCGGCCAGACAAACTGCTGGCCGCAACCACGGCCGGGTTCATCACTGCAACCGATTTGGCGGACTGGCTGGTGCGCGAACTCGGGCTGCCGTTCCGGCAGGCGCATCATGTCACCGGCAGCCTGGTTGCCGAAGCCGAGCGTGCCGGATGCGACTTGGCGGAGTTGCCGCTGAGCAAGATGCAGGCCGTCGAGCCCGCTATTCACGGTGGCGTTTTTTCCGTTCTCTCGGTAGAAAAGGCGGTCGCGTCACGCCGCAGCTATGGCGGTACGGCGCCGGACCAGGTGCGGGCTCAGGTTGCGCGCGCTCGTGAACGATTTTTGTGA
- the lptM gene encoding LPS translocon maturation chaperone LptM, with amino-acid sequence MTRRLLLMTLLMAATAGLSACGKRGDPHLPEGTVGTYPRAYPDPATVRPNTSAGNSGQESEEQTN; translated from the coding sequence ATGACCCGACGCTTGTTGCTGATGACACTGCTGATGGCCGCCACGGCGGGCCTGTCGGCCTGCGGCAAGCGGGGCGATCCGCATCTGCCGGAAGGCACGGTCGGCACCTATCCGCGCGCCTACCCGGACCCCGCCACGGTACGCCCGAATACAAGTGCGGGTAACAGCGGTCAGGAATCCGAAGAGCAGACAAACTGA
- the lysA gene encoding diaminopimelate decarboxylase: MNSTTLLPQEGFSFREGLLHAEGVPIDRIAEQVGTPFYLYSSSAMEAAYQRFTAALTGLNAKVFYAMKANSNQAVVRSFAEWGAGSDVVSEGELRRALAAGVPGNRIVFAGVGKTQREMAFALEAGILQFNVESLPELEQLNQVALSMGRKAPVALRVNPNVDAQTHTKIATGRKADKFGIDLDHARTLYRDAQVMKGIAVEGLAVHIGSQLTRMEPFRDAFQRTADFYREMQAAGVPLLRLDLGGGLGVPYHHDQAPDLQRYAEIVKETTAGLGAELAFEPGRYLVASAGLLVTRVVFVKEERGRRFIIVDGAMNDLIRPTLYEAWHNIIPLRQADSGAELTPCDVVGPVCESGDFFAKERDLPPLKSGDLLALCDAGAYGSAMASNYNSRPLVPEVMVRGDEMAVVRPRQDYATMIAQDRLPGWLPALHN; encoded by the coding sequence ATGAACAGCACGACCCTCTTGCCGCAGGAAGGTTTTTCCTTCCGCGAAGGTCTTCTTCATGCCGAAGGCGTTCCCATCGACCGGATCGCCGAACAGGTCGGCACGCCTTTTTACCTCTATTCTTCGAGTGCGATGGAAGCGGCCTATCAGCGCTTCACCGCCGCGCTTACCGGGCTCAATGCCAAGGTTTTCTACGCGATGAAAGCCAACAGCAATCAGGCCGTCGTGCGCAGTTTCGCCGAATGGGGTGCCGGGTCGGATGTCGTCTCCGAAGGCGAGTTGCGGCGCGCTTTGGCAGCCGGCGTTCCTGGCAACAGAATCGTCTTTGCCGGCGTCGGCAAGACGCAGCGGGAGATGGCCTTTGCTTTGGAGGCCGGCATTCTACAATTCAATGTGGAGTCCCTGCCGGAGTTGGAGCAGCTCAATCAGGTTGCTCTGAGCATGGGCCGAAAGGCGCCGGTCGCCTTGCGCGTAAACCCGAACGTCGATGCCCAAACCCACACCAAGATTGCCACCGGTCGAAAGGCCGACAAGTTCGGTATCGATCTTGACCACGCACGCACCCTCTACCGCGATGCACAGGTCATGAAGGGGATTGCCGTCGAAGGGTTGGCGGTTCACATCGGATCGCAATTGACGCGCATGGAGCCTTTCCGCGACGCTTTTCAGAGGACGGCGGATTTTTACCGCGAGATGCAAGCCGCCGGAGTTCCGTTGCTGCGCCTTGATCTGGGCGGCGGTTTAGGTGTGCCTTATCATCACGATCAAGCACCCGATCTGCAGCGTTATGCCGAAATTGTGAAGGAAACGACCGCGGGCTTGGGTGCCGAGCTCGCCTTCGAGCCGGGCCGCTACCTCGTTGCTTCGGCAGGCCTTCTGGTAACCAGGGTCGTCTTCGTTAAGGAAGAACGTGGGCGCCGTTTCATCATCGTCGACGGTGCGATGAACGACCTGATCCGGCCAACGCTTTATGAAGCCTGGCACAACATCATTCCCTTGCGTCAGGCCGATTCCGGGGCCGAACTGACGCCCTGCGACGTGGTCGGGCCGGTATGCGAATCTGGTGATTTCTTTGCCAAGGAACGCGATCTCCCGCCGCTAAAGAGCGGCGATCTTCTGGCGCTTTGCGACGCTGGCGCATACGGCTCCGCCATGGCGTCGAATTATAATTCACGGCCATTGGTACCCGAAGTCATGGTGCGCGGTGATGAGATGGCGGTCGTGCGTCCGCGTCAGGATTATGCCACAATGATTGCCCAAGATCGTTTGCCCGGTTGGCTTCCCGCCCTACATAATTAG
- a CDS encoding TIGR02302 family protein encodes MIETTVLQEQSGGKGVLALVTERKRAEETVKDLEGVMPLVLVARSFLFWEKLWPALWPSLAVLLVFVSLALSDALTLLPGILHLFILLAFAMALAASLWVGLRRVRLPNTTAGLRRLENDSNLRHRPLTALAEIQESGTADPQSRQLWEAHRHSVQQQFKNLRLKVPSPGLPVRDPIAVRVLLSLVLLVTLVRAGDDWQENLIRSVQPHLSGAVAANNIQLDLWVSPPAYTGQAPLVLATANSDNTADDEPDSAIDQPVQHYEVPQSSSLLVQIQGGEGPASATINGLSTATFKTLSGNSLRAEGTISGSGTLQVTRGGETLGSWNITVIADEVPTIEYLSPPQRSERASLQVKYNAADDYGVASVSLRVTLYDRPDLAPELVELLRPRPGITDIDQSSFQDFTPHPWAGLPVELTLLVEDALGQKGESDRILTVLPERIFQHPVARALVEQRKALTQDPEKRFPVARVLAQLYQRPEHFFDDIVVALAIHSAQRRLLFDKSDEAIPAVQDLLWKTALRIEEGELSLAERDLREIMEALQRALAEGAPDEVIKRLMDQLQAALDRYMDELARQAIKDLNEGNFPQANIDDNSQTMGREDLQQLLDAARQMTEAGANESARELLAQLQQMLENMRAATSGSQEARERREAMETMERMNGMLGRQRELLDRSFERSQRGESNQGQPQGEGEDGRDQNRGENQRDAFSQQRLRDELGQMMEQLRGMFGGDVPQSLGEAQNEMRSAEEALRGDQPGHAVEPQRRALQGLQQGAQSLVDRFMQQLGQGQGGSAGTFGEGPGTRRDPLGRNPEGQGMGRVEGVEVPGVSERERALGIKRELQRRAGERDRPRFELDYLERLLRPF; translated from the coding sequence GTGATTGAAACCACCGTTTTGCAAGAGCAGTCTGGTGGCAAGGGAGTTCTGGCGCTGGTGACGGAACGCAAGCGTGCCGAGGAAACAGTGAAGGACCTGGAAGGTGTGATGCCTCTGGTCTTGGTGGCGCGTTCGTTCCTGTTTTGGGAGAAACTTTGGCCCGCTCTCTGGCCGTCCCTGGCAGTGCTTCTGGTCTTTGTCAGCCTCGCCCTGAGCGACGCGCTCACGCTTTTGCCCGGCATCTTGCACTTATTTATCCTGCTCGCCTTCGCAATGGCTTTGGCCGCCAGTCTGTGGGTTGGATTGCGACGGGTCCGGTTACCCAACACGACGGCAGGACTGCGCCGCTTGGAGAACGATAGCAATCTGCGCCACAGGCCCCTCACCGCTTTGGCCGAAATCCAGGAAAGCGGCACCGCCGACCCGCAGAGCCGCCAGCTATGGGAAGCGCACCGACATAGCGTACAGCAACAGTTCAAGAATCTTCGGCTGAAGGTGCCGAGCCCCGGTTTGCCGGTGCGCGATCCGATAGCCGTGCGCGTGCTGCTGAGTTTGGTGCTTCTGGTTACGCTGGTGCGCGCTGGCGACGACTGGCAGGAGAATCTGATCCGGTCGGTCCAACCGCACCTATCCGGCGCAGTTGCCGCTAATAACATTCAGCTTGATCTCTGGGTCTCGCCCCCCGCCTACACCGGTCAAGCACCCCTGGTGCTGGCAACAGCGAATTCCGACAATACGGCGGATGACGAGCCCGATAGCGCAATCGATCAGCCCGTACAGCACTACGAGGTGCCGCAAAGCAGCAGTTTGCTCGTGCAAATTCAAGGTGGCGAGGGTCCGGCATCGGCGACGATCAACGGACTTTCGACCGCAACCTTCAAGACATTGTCGGGCAACAGCTTGCGGGCGGAAGGCACGATTAGCGGGTCCGGCACCCTTCAGGTCACCCGTGGTGGTGAGACGCTTGGCAGTTGGAATATCACCGTCATCGCTGATGAAGTACCAACAATCGAGTATCTGAGCCCGCCCCAACGCAGCGAACGCGCATCGTTGCAGGTCAAGTACAATGCTGCCGACGATTATGGAGTCGCCTCCGTATCTTTACGGGTCACGCTTTATGATCGGCCCGACCTTGCGCCCGAGTTGGTGGAACTGCTGCGCCCACGACCCGGCATCACCGATATCGACCAAAGCAGTTTTCAGGATTTCACGCCACACCCCTGGGCCGGCCTGCCGGTCGAATTGACCCTGTTGGTCGAAGACGCACTGGGTCAGAAAGGCGAGAGCGATCGGATACTCACGGTGTTGCCGGAGCGTATCTTTCAGCATCCGGTCGCCCGCGCGCTGGTGGAGCAGCGCAAGGCCTTGACGCAAGACCCCGAGAAACGTTTTCCCGTCGCCCGCGTACTGGCGCAGCTTTACCAACGGCCGGAGCACTTTTTCGACGACATCGTGGTCGCCCTGGCCATACACAGCGCGCAGCGGCGCCTGCTTTTCGACAAGAGCGACGAGGCCATCCCCGCCGTGCAGGATTTGCTATGGAAAACAGCGCTTCGTATCGAGGAAGGCGAGCTGTCGCTTGCCGAACGGGATTTGCGGGAGATCATGGAGGCGTTGCAGCGCGCGCTTGCTGAGGGCGCTCCCGATGAAGTCATAAAACGCTTGATGGATCAGTTGCAGGCTGCCCTGGATCGCTACATGGATGAACTGGCACGCCAAGCCATCAAGGACCTGAACGAAGGCAATTTTCCGCAAGCCAATATCGATGACAACAGCCAGACAATGGGCCGCGAGGATTTGCAACAGTTGCTCGACGCAGCCCGTCAGATGACCGAAGCCGGCGCCAACGAGAGCGCCCGCGAACTTCTCGCCCAGTTGCAGCAGATGCTCGAAAACATGCGCGCCGCCACGAGCGGCTCGCAGGAAGCCCGTGAGCGCCGGGAAGCTATGGAAACCATGGAGCGCATGAACGGCATGTTGGGCCGTCAGCGCGAACTGTTGGACCGAAGCTTCGAGCGCTCGCAACGGGGCGAAAGCAATCAGGGGCAGCCACAGGGAGAAGGCGAGGACGGACGCGACCAAAATCGTGGCGAAAACCAGCGCGATGCGTTTAGCCAACAACGCTTGCGCGACGAACTCGGCCAGATGATGGAGCAACTTCGGGGCATGTTCGGCGGCGATGTTCCGCAATCCCTGGGTGAAGCACAAAATGAAATGCGGAGCGCCGAAGAGGCACTGCGCGGTGATCAACCCGGTCATGCCGTCGAACCACAGCGGCGCGCCTTACAGGGGCTTCAGCAGGGCGCGCAAAGCCTTGTTGATCGCTTCATGCAGCAACTTGGCCAAGGCCAGGGGGGCAGCGCCGGAACCTTCGGCGAAGGCCCTGGCACTAGACGCGACCCGTTGGGCCGCAACCCGGAGGGGCAAGGCATGGGGCGTGTGGAGGGTGTCGAGGTTCCCGGTGTCTCCGAGCGGGAGCGCGCGCTAGGCATCAAACGGGAGTTGCAACGCCGCGCCGGTGAACGTGATCGACCACGGTTTGAACTGGACTATCTGGAAAGACTGCTCCGCCCCTTCTGA
- a CDS encoding zinc-ribbon domain-containing protein has product MILTCPSCATRYQIDGGQLSDSGAKVRCHLCSHQWHAQQADLEEEPVADPVESLRSKLKETSGDADSPGTNGRVSTILLAALLVVVSIAMILWLGRDSLVRQFPGMATFYDSLSFVDSVPGEGLLLTGVRSVSRLDEGTRTLIVEGTVENPTNSEKMLPALQIRLIDQAGEELERWVTPLPRPSLLAGEKVFFSSTLRDAPSVQTEAAIRFIEPE; this is encoded by the coding sequence ATGATTCTCACCTGTCCCTCCTGTGCCACCCGATACCAGATCGATGGTGGGCAATTGAGCGATTCGGGTGCGAAAGTCCGCTGCCATCTTTGTAGCCACCAGTGGCATGCCCAGCAGGCGGACCTGGAAGAAGAACCCGTAGCCGATCCGGTCGAAAGCCTTCGCAGCAAGCTAAAGGAGACCTCGGGCGATGCCGATTCGCCAGGGACGAACGGCAGGGTATCCACCATCCTGTTGGCTGCGTTGTTGGTGGTCGTCAGCATTGCGATGATCCTATGGTTGGGCCGTGATTCGTTGGTGCGGCAGTTTCCAGGGATGGCGACCTTTTATGATTCCCTGAGCTTTGTTGACAGTGTACCCGGCGAGGGATTGCTGCTGACAGGGGTCCGTTCGGTGTCCCGTCTCGACGAGGGTACGCGAACACTGATCGTCGAGGGGACTGTTGAGAATCCGACGAATTCCGAGAAAATGCTGCCCGCTTTGCAAATTCGTCTGATCGACCAGGCCGGTGAGGAGCTGGAGCGTTGGGTGACGCCGCTTCCGCGCCCCAGTCTGCTAGCGGGTGAAAAGGTGTTTTTCTCCAGTACGCTTCGCGATGCGCCTTCGGTTCAGACCGAGGCTGCGATCCGTTTCATCGAACCAGAGTAG
- the ftsE gene encoding cell division ATP-binding protein FtsE, protein MIQFEDVAVRYGRMADVLSDVTFRLEPGSFHYVSGPSGAGKSSLLKLMYLAMPPTRGRISLFGRDVESLDRNERALLRRMVGVVFQEFRLLNHLTVFENVALPMKISGERPSRRQAHVKELLEWVGLGSHLHAAPLTLSGGQQQRVAIARAVITRPKLLIADEPTGNMDDRMAVRLMYLFEELNRIGTTVVIATHNDRLIERFAHPVIHLNEGRLSILEPGEQVLA, encoded by the coding sequence TTGATCCAATTCGAGGATGTGGCGGTGCGCTATGGCAGGATGGCAGATGTCCTGTCGGACGTCACCTTTCGCCTTGAGCCGGGATCGTTCCACTACGTCAGCGGACCCAGTGGCGCCGGAAAATCTTCGCTATTGAAACTGATGTATCTGGCCATGCCTCCGACGCGCGGACGCATCAGCCTGTTCGGCCGCGATGTGGAGAGTCTGGACCGAAACGAGCGCGCCCTGCTCAGACGCATGGTCGGCGTGGTTTTCCAGGAATTCCGGCTGCTCAATCACCTGACGGTTTTCGAGAATGTCGCCCTGCCGATGAAAATTTCCGGCGAACGCCCGTCGCGGCGCCAGGCCCATGTCAAGGAACTGTTGGAATGGGTTGGCCTTGGCAGTCATCTTCATGCCGCCCCCTTGACGCTTTCAGGCGGTCAGCAACAACGTGTCGCCATCGCCCGGGCGGTCATCACGCGGCCAAAACTTCTGATCGCCGATGAACCGACAGGCAACATGGATGATCGAATGGCTGTCAGACTCATGTACCTATTCGAGGAGTTGAACCGGATCGGCACTACGGTGGTGATCGCCACTCACAACGATCGTTTGATCGAGCGCTTTGCGCACCCGGTCATACATTTGAATGAAGGCCGACTGTCGATCCTGGAGCCAGGTGAGCAGGTGCTCGCATGA